The genomic stretch TATTGCATGGGCTCAggatttcaaattttaattatCGGCGGCTCAGTGTTATATGTTTAATGCAGAGCTACTAAAGCCTAGAATCTACCAGTCGATAATCGGTACCAATATTCATCGTCAGTGTACAGCAGGATTACTGCTTAACAGTAATCCGTGTCGCAGCCATTATAAGGCAAAATCAAAATCATCTAGTTATAGCTTATTAATGGCAAAGTTGTAGGACTATAAACTCCAGGAAATCCATCTGATCATTACTGAGCCCAAGTCACGGAAATGGGCGTTCAAAAGGAAAGAGACTTTTCACTGGCCAGGGTAAATATTAgtgccgtttatacgagagaaaataagccgccgCTTACTGTGGCCgtggcgtacataatacgcgaaaggaactatttttattacacataacatgagaattttattccataaagctcatttgtacaaatctatacgctttattttcacatgtgaaaaagacctatacagccaatcagaatggcgtacagctatttcacatgtgaaagtataaccaatcagcgatagcgtaaaggcgtttccatgccaatcactcgtgcatctcgtgcaaatcgtgcaaatcgtgcaaatcgtactttgttattgaattaaattaaatttgcatttggttctattgttagtgagtttttgtttctaattcgcgttcagaaaactattttaatgaaaattctcatgttatgtgtaataaagagtttacgacatagaaagtgctttgtacggggttttattcactcgttgtttgtgtcaaaaaccctcactcgctcgttcctcgctcgttcgggtttttgacacaaacaactcgtgcataaaaccccgtacgccgcactttctatgaagtaaactatttatacgagtataaactcccaggctaggataagccgcggcttgagaaagccgtgaacgtagattttgtaccatttatacggggtgttcgcgtcttctgtaagccgcggcttattttctctcgtataaacggccctattgtttcTGAATGTTTAAGGAATCAGATCGAACTATCGCAAGATCTACTTTTAAACTTGCGTCCTAAAGATATCCCGTATGTTTGGTGGAGCGTCGTCCTAACTGACTTCAGTCgacttaaaaatggtttttttCCCAACACCTGCTGTTTTTAAACTCTAAATAATTCACTAAGCCATATAACCTATGACAAGCTTGCCGGATAATTGACAGAaaagttctttttaaaatcacagGATGCTCTTTATCATTTAGAATAATTCTTTAGTGGTTTTGTGATTATACACATTTTGTGCTTTTCGAACGAGAAGGGATTTGCCAGCTGATCATTTCCTAACCAAAAGATGCATGTATTGACACAATAGAAGCCACCTCTCAATAATGCTTCTTAAAAGGTgaaagttttaaatttcaaaataggAGGCTATTAAGGAGAAAGGGAAAAATAAAGCAACTTCATAAATAAGATTTCTTCATGAATTGAAGCGAGCATaagtttctcttttttgataAAGAGAAAAGATTTTTTCTGAATCAAAAACATTCTGTCACCTGAAGGCATCGATATTTGAAGCTCATGTCTGCATGTATCAATTTCGTTCGGTAAGTATTTCTATTCcttcttcatttctttgcctATTTTTTAGTCTACATACAAATATTCTGTGATTTCTCGAGCGCTGAAaggaaaaacgttttcttttttcaaatcgGGAACAGTATCATTCCTTCATGCATTCAGAGGCGCATTCGTCAAGTTTGACAGAGCAGTAAGATCATGCATTTACGCTTTAAAAACTCCATTCCCTTAACCGTCAGTATAACTAGGTTATTTAAAACACCCAtatctgtatatatatatataagtagacaggaaatcgacttgtctgcatagagtgctcgatatcgttagatagagcagaaatacAAAACAAGGCTTTTGATAAAGAATAAATCAGCTTTATATATATCCTTTTTCCCATGAACAAATTCCAATTCAAAACGTATTTCTGCAGAGAAGACCCACTTTAATTTGCAAATTGAAAATGCGCCTTATCATGACTCTCGCGTGTCATAATATGTTTACTTTGAGATTTAAGGTATTGCCAGCTGCTAAGCCCTAATATTggttaaaattgttttgtattcaAAACAAGGCTTTTGATAACGAATAAATCAGCTTTTTTGCGGCAACCTTACTAATTCTTGTTGTTGTCGGATTCTCGTTTCTGCATGGGCTGGAAATTTTTGTGCTGGATGGATTAGGGTTTGTCCTGCCTGGTTACCGGGATGAAAAtgatacaatgcattttcgtgatagaatAGAAAGTATTTAACTTCCAATTGTTTCCATCTATCGTAAAGTTCGAATTAATTTCTTTTGATGTTAAAGGTAAGAGAATTTTTTAGGTCTCCGAACCGATAGAAGGTAAATATTGTCGCCTGGTAAATCTTTGCCAAATTTCATGCACGCTTGAATGGACGCTAAGGCTTCCTATGAAAATAAGAGGGCTGAAGTAATTTTTACATATGAACAGATGATGAAAAACTTCCCGTTAGCCGAGGTCTCATATAAACAGCTTTCATCTAGAGTTACCGAGTAACATTGATTCGACTCTTTGATCTTAGCTGATGTCCTTAAATGACGAAATATTGCCCGAGTATAAGCTGGAGGTACCACACACCCCTTCTGGAGTAATTCTACACTACACTACATTCAAGGCAACATGGGATTGGGCAATACTTCTGTTTACGCTGTACACCACAGTCTCTGTGCCATTCATCGTTTGTTTCAAGTATGAGAAAATCGCCCTGGCAATCTTGGACCTGATTGTGGATTGGCTTTTTCTTGCTGACATTGGGTTAAACTTTCATACAAGTTATGTTGGTAAAGATGGCGAGATCATTGACAATCTGAAAATGATCCGAATGAACTACCTTCGTAGCTGGTTCTTCTTGGACCTTGTGTCATCGTTGCCGTTCGGAATTTTGTTCTTTGTCACCCAAAACTTAGACACGGTAAGACCCTTCGTCATAACTTGCAACTGTATGACCAAGCATAAAATAACTGACGGTTGGactatttttttaagaaaagtaAAGCTCTCAGACTCCCTTGATTTTCTTGAGAAAATCCTGGTACTTAACTGATTAAGTGCATGCGGTCATTTCAGTTTGGAACGGCTCATCCATTGCTCCAGGCGAACCTTGTCTGCGCCTCATTTGTCCTGCAGCATCGGGTTTGGTTCACACGTCAAACCTTTTCATATATAAGTGGTATCAAAGGATtccaaaaagtttttttttttttaccagctgACCGAACCATGTTAAAAGCCCTGTATAGAAATCAAACTGAAATAGTTATATGGAACCCGATTGACGAGTCAAGTGTATCTGATCGGAATTCTAAGGGCctatttacacggtacgatttttgtcgcatgcgacagcGGCTTACCACAGGCCACGACATGAtatacgattgttgtgtacgtaaggaaaaatgtcgcagcattttataacatgttttaaaacgctgcgacaatcgtaagtcatgtcttaGGGCCGATatcgatttacacggtacgcatgcgacaagctcacgacaggcctacgataTGACCATGGATAGTatgattgtcgcagcgttttaaaacatgttttagggccgatttacacggtacgatttttgtcgcatgcgacaagcttacgacaggctaTGACATGagttacgattgtcgcagcgttttaaaccatgttttaagatgctacgacattttttctgacgtacacaacaatcgtaaagcatgtcgtgggcctgtcctAAGCCGTTgacgcatgcgacaaaaatcttACCGTGTAAATCGTCCCTTAGGCCTCAGCGGTAACTGATGGATTAAGGAGGCCCCATCCAGTTTACGAGGGAGAGTGGGAGACTACTATGAGACACAAGGGGACTGGGAAAGGGTTTTCAAACGTATGGACCGAGTATGACAATGAATTGTATGAGTCATCCTGTTGAGAGTATGATAAAACGAAAATTCGTTCGtctataattttccagtaagtgaattattttcgttttatcGTATGGACTGAGTATGGGCCATGTGTCATTAGGAATTTAGAGTAATTAGTCTCCAGTCTTAACTTTAACAAATACTTTATATTTCAGAACTTAACAAACTTGCTGGGATTTCTAAAGGTTTTTCGATTATTGAGACTAGGAAGAGTGGCAAGGAAGATAGATAAATACCTGGAGTATGGCGCGTCCACTTTCTTCCTCCTTATGTTGACCTTTTGTTTGGTTGCACATTGGATGGCCTGCATTTTTTACCTGATTGCTACAACTATTGACAAAGATGAGCCTCATAACTGGCTACAGGTATTGCAAAAACAACAAGCAAATTGCATTCATTCGAAACTTATCAATCATATCAATTACTTATTTACTGAATGTATTTCTCACATGACTTACACGAGTGGACATTTATTTTACACTTTTTTCAATCTTCTTATCATTTTGCATATCACGGGGAAGAGTccatttttaccttttttactTACTACCGCTGCCTCAAAAACAGGTGAATGTTTATCTGATAATTGTTAGGTTTATTTAATAAAGAACGCATCCCTCGGATAGCCCGGATATGGAAAACAACGCAAGGGGCACGCTTATTTCCATCCATTCTCGAGttgaaattattgtttttgttcattaattttatttcaagagAAATATTATAAAGTTTATGTTTGTAGGTGTTGGGACGAACTATAGGTGATCCCTATGGGAACAGGACAGAAGTCAATGGTGGCCCCAGTATTGCGGCCAAATACGTTTCAGCTCTGTATTACTCATTGACTAGTCTCACAACCATTGGATTTGGCAACATTGCACCAAACACCACAGCTGAGAAGCTCTTTGGTTGTGTAACTATGCTTTTAGGAGGTGGGTGTATTCGCCATTTTATTCTTTACCAATGTACTTGTTTATGTCCGATTTCTTCACTCCGAAGCGCAATTCGTTTGTCACTGCTCGTATATTAATGGCTTTGCTTCCACTGATCATGTGTATATCAGCTGTGAACTCAATTGGAGTTTCGATGCATGATACTTCGGTTTGGATTTTCCTTTGAGAGTTTTTTTAGCTTGCAAGAATGGCGTCGCACAGTTGAGTTCATATCAACCCAGCCATCGACAGCTAACCCgggcaaaaatttggttttatcaacggagttgataatgtaaattggccaccgtgcaAAGATTctaaaaagctgacgtttcgagcgttagccctttgtcagagcgaatcgaggaattgtgggttatgtgtagtcctttatagtagagtaggagctatgctattggtggtaacatggcaacgtgaaaaatagtaATACATtacttaaatgaaaagcgttcgttaataccgtgaggattaagggtgccgatatggaagatgaatttttgttccagattcttgcggttttctgtcgtacctagatgtagggaaaggccgcagatagccatgtgttttttggagtggttagggagattaaaatgacgagcgactggcttagatgcatccttgtcattcttctcaacatcgggaaggtgttcgcggaatcggtcgtctagtcgtctacctgtctccctaatgtataatttattgcataacgtacaggttatgcaataaatgacatttgcgaaggtacatgtgaaacgaccGGTGATCTtcacagatcgcttaggtcccgatatcttgctagtgttaacaatgaaaagacaggttttgcatcgtgagcgcgcacatttgaaagtgccgggttgctcgttagttttgagcgcgcttctaactaaaaagttacctacgtttttgtcgcgtttgaatgaaataagtggaggttgcgaaaatattctaccagtctcggagtcattttggagtaatttaaaattattaagaatggtACTTTtaactgcgtgattatgaggatggaaagtgagggtgaatgacattctgtcattcttatctttttgtgacgtttgtggtgctgactgtcgatcaaattgttgggcgcaatgatggcccgctttgatcacagagacaggatagacACGTTTTTCGAacaactggcacatctcctctgatttgctgaaaagtcggagtcatcactacatagacatcgaagtctaagaaattgagacacgtgatggatgtgacgatgaatacaacaaataactgtgagaatctgtaggtttgtagtgcacactggtacatagcacgttgccaccaatagaaactttgatatctaggaaagccaatgaagtttccgaaatttcccaggtatattttaagagccggatgaatggaattgacggaggttataaattgatcgagttcttctctgctggatgaaatagcgccgatgcagtcgtcgatgtagcggccgtagagttcaggtttggggccgttgtactgattaaaaaattgatgttcaacatatcctacaaaaagattggcatagcttggtcccattcttgtgcccatcgctacaccattaatttgtttgtaatagttgccggcgaatgaaaaacagttaagcgttaaaactagttcggcaaggcggaggagcgtttccgagcttggttcattgacagtgcgttgatcgcaaaagtgtttaagtgcttgaagaccttcgctattgggaattactgtgtatagagatgtaatgtccatggtgaaaataagtttgtcttggccggagaaattgaaatcgcggaaaatttttagtacctgtgtactgtctttaatgtatgatggcaaagatttgacgatagctaggcgtcataatcctgtcttaagtagctagaaatgagttcggtggggcatctacaggcagaaacgataagacgacctgggttgttaggtttgtgaattttaggcaaggaGTAAATGcccgaagttctaggggtgttgatgatgagattagttgcagtgtccggtaattcttgattaactataatattctgaatggtgtctttgacaagtttttgatttgtgGAGGTGAGATCTttctggattttggcataaaacgaggtgtcAGAAAGTTGCTAATTTCTCTGGCCAAGACAAACTCATTTTCACCATGGatattacatctctatacacagtcatttcAAATAACGAacgtcttcaagcacttaaacactttttcgatcaacgcactgtcaatgaaccaagctcggaaacgctcctccgccttgccgaactagttttaacgcttaactgtttttcattcgccggcaactattacaaacaaattaatggtgtagcgatgggcacaagaatgggaacaggctatgccaatctttttgtaggatatgctGAACacccaattttttaatcagtacaacggccccaaacctgaactctacggccgcttcatcgacgactgcatcggcgctatttcatccagcagagactgaagaactcgatcaatttataacctccgtcaattcttttcatccggctcttaaatatacctgggaaatttcggaaacttcattggctttcctagatatcaaagtttctattggtggcaacgtgctatgtaccagtgtgcactacaaacctacagattctcacagttatttgttgtattcatcgtcacatccatcacgtGTCTCAATTTcgtagacttcgacgtctatgtagtgatgactccgacctttccagcaaatcagaggagatgtgccagttgtTCGAAAAACGTgtctatcctgtctctgtgatcaaagcgggccatcatcgcgcccaacaatttgatcgacagttagcactacaaacgtcacaaaaagataagaatgacagaattccattcaccctcactttccatcctcataatcacgcagttaAAAGTaccattcttaataattttaaattactccgatttgatcccgagactggtagaatattttcgcaacctccacttatttcattcaaaggcgacaaaaacgtaggcaactttttagtgagaagcgcactcaaaactgacgagcaacccggcactttcaaatgtgcgcgcttacgatgcaaaacttgtcttttcattgttaacactagcaagatatcgggacctaagcgatctgtgaAGATCACCggtcgtttcacatgtaccttcgcaaatgtcatttattgcataacctgtacgttatgcaataaattacacattggcgagacaggtagacgactaggcgaccgattccgcgaacaccttcccgatgttgagaagaatgacaaggatgtatctaagccagtcgctcgtcaatttaatctccctaaccactccaaaaaacacatggctatctgcggcctttccctacatctagatACGACAGAAaaccgcaagaatctggaacaaaaattcatcttccataTCGGCATCCTTAACCCTCACAGTactaacgaacgcttttcatttaactaatgtattactatttttcacgttgccatgttaccaccaatagcatagctcctactctactataaaaaactacacataacccacaattcctcgattcgctctaacgaagagctaacgctcgaaacgtcagctttttagaatctctgtatgatTGCCAATTTTTTAACCATTACTTTCTACATAACCATTGCTTTCTACATAACCACTTTACTTTCTACATACTTTCTACATAACCATTACTTTCTACATAAGGGCATTCAAGTGTAGATTTTATTATAGATTGTAGATATTCATGAGATGTTAAAATTAGTATTTTAGGCCTTCACAGATGAAGAGCCACATCCTTTTATGTGGATATACTGTGAATaaaccgttattattattattattattattattattattattatattattattaatttacattatcaactccgttgataaaaccaaattttcgtatactacttccccaccgacgcagcaccacagtttctttagaaactaccacCTTCAACCAGGGCAAAGGTTATCAGTGGCTTCAGTCGTGACCAGTTGGTTTGACATCACAATGAAAAGCTATTGCGATAACAGGGCTAAACTAATGTTACTTTTGCATATTACCAAGTGCTTTTAAATATGAGAAACTTTCTTTAGTCGAAAAAATTCAGTAAGGGATACTTCCTTTGAATTCTTTTACAGTATAATGACTTACTAACAATCTTGACATCGTTAAAACACcccaaaaatcaaattaaactgGAATACAATTAAAGATATAACACATAACAGATACACCTTGTCGTTGATCTTTAATTCAGGTTGTAAGTTTAATTAATAGATTAGATTTGATGATCACTGCCCCTCTGAACAGTCTGTATTACttaatttatttcctttcacAGAACAGTTGGTATTGTTTGTAAaaacattttcttattttctttctttaaatttgtatGTCCTTATACTATGTGGGTGGAAACAAGAGAATAAGAGGAGCTTATATTCTCTTGGTTTCGACCTTTCTTCTGTCATTTTCAAGGCCAAGTTTAAGCTCATACAAATTCCGGATATTTACAAATTTGAACCAATGAAAAGCTAGAATATATTTGCTCAAGAATCCAATGAATGCAAGGTTAAGAATGCAAGTGTAAAAGGTGAGAAAGCGAAGGGAATGAGAAAATTCTTAGCATTTTTTGTCCTTatgaagaaaatttgaaaagacAATAAAATGCCCTGAGAGTACGAAAATAATACAAAAGAGAATATAGGTTTCGAAAAGCAAAGGAGGTGAGGACAGAGTCATAAGAGCCATAGTCGTGAGAGTCGCGAAGGTAGAACATCTCAAAGATCAGGCAGTTGAAATTGTTTGTGCACTTCTTAAAGTTCCTTTCGATTTCCTGTAGCCCCTTTCCATGTTGTTCCTTCTAAGGAAATATTTTAGCCTTTTATattggttcaaatttttatATCATGATGCGGAATTTCTATGACCTTAAACTTATACTTGACAgttgaacggtcgaaacgtAGTCTTTTTTCATCGCTTGTTTTACTACTAAATGTTTATCtgcaaatttgttaatttgaaaTACGTTGTGTTCCTTTTTAGCGATCCTTTTCTCCTTGATATTTGGACAAGTCTCCGCGATACTACAACAAGCGCAGAAGAACACCGCTAAGTACCATTCTATAATAGACAACATGAAACAGTTCAGTAAACTTTACAAACTTCCAACACAGCTGGCCGAAAGAACCATTGACTTCTTTATGTCTACGTGGGCGATGAACAAAGGAATCGATACCGATGAGGTAATTTTATTAATACAGAGAAGATTAATTAAATAGTCATCTGGCCCCCAAGTGAACTATTATGATGCAAATTTACTCCAAGCTCCTTGAGGTCAGCGATGAGATTATCTGACTGATGCGCATGAATTCAATTGACATTGGAATTTGTGCACAGAAATGTTAATTCCAGTAAAGAGACCTTTCCCAGGAGAGAGAGGGGAAGGGGCGGGGGGTTTGGGGGAAGAACcttccttgttttcttgttccctttaaatatttccTTGTGTTCCTTTGTTCTTaaaattacttccaaacttgttttcagctttttgatgCCTAAAGTGGTTCATGTTTCTTTGTTCCCTGAAATATTTTGTCCTTGTccccctgttccccagttcaaattagccatgttttgTCATTCCCCAAACCCTCAGTAAGACGACCACATCAAGTAATAAAAAGCAGATCACAGGCTAAAGAAAAGACAGTTTGATACTCAGCTTGAAACGCGGAGTACTGATACAACAAATTCTCTCCTTTTCCTAATGACACCTCAGTTGCCGATACCTGTTGCACTGAAGCAGGAAGCACAACTGGACCTCGATatgatgaagaaaataatttagTGTATACAATACCACGAGAAAGCAAACTGAGAAACCCCAACTCTTCAACACACATTAACCCTAACCAACATTTACTTCATTGTTAGATTTCTGAGCAATGTTGTGACCGATGATGAAGTAAGAGTATTTTAGTCTTCGGAAGCACGTAAACGTAAGAGGGTAGAAACTTTCTGCTTTCAGTCTGACTCCGCAAGCTCTCGTAATTTTAACTTGCAGGTCCTGAAATACTGTCCCAAAGATCTTCAGGCAGACATATGCGTCCATCTTAACAGAGTCATTCTTGAAAGTAATACTGCCTTTCAAGACGCCAACACAGGAGTAAAGCGGGCCATTGCACGCAATTTCTGGATCTCACACGTGGCACCTGGTGATCGAATAATTCATCACGGTGAAAGCTTGGATGTCCTGTACTTTATTGCTCGAGGATCGTTGGAAGTCAAACAGGGGGACGCTGTTGTTGGTTTATTGGGTAAGCAACGGGTgaagggatggcgcagtggtgagagcactcgcctcccaacaatgtggcccgggttcgattcccagactcggcgactcggcgtcatatgtgggttgagtttgttggttctctactctacaccaaaaggttttctctgggtactccggtttcccctctcctcaaaaaccaacatttgacttgatttctgttaattgttaatttcaacttacagtgtccccaattagtgcttcagcgctagaacgactagacacttaaataaagttcctttcctttcctaatgTCGAAGCAAGTCCTGATACTTTCTTATTATTCACATTCTCAGACAGTCTCTTTGTTTCGTTTTCGTTTTCGAAAACATAGAGAAGACTGTCCTCAACGTTTCGAAAACCAAACGTCTTGATAGGTTTATGTCCAAATATATTTTGGGAAAAATAATCGAGCGTGTTCAGTTTGGACAAACACCAAACGAATTTATAGTGCAGAAAACTCCTTGTTACAAAAGTAAGAAAGTTACCTGTCATGCAGAATTTGTGCCCTGGGGAACTTCCCTAAATACTGGAAAAAGGGTTTATGGTGGTAACATAGCGAGAAAGTTGGAAATGACGGAGAGAACATGTTTAGTTGACAAGTAAGTGATCAGAGGAAGGAATAGATAAAGTGGTGACTAGGGTGTGGCTAGATGTCACCGTTAATAATTTAGCATTGCTGTGAGTTTTTAATCCTGTTTTGGGGGGATTGATAGCTgatttaaactaggtagaggGCATATTCAGCGTAGGGAAaacgaggatcaccaatttaacctatgggtaaaacggattcaacctgagaccagATTTGACCAACAACAAAAGTGTGACGGTAAAGAGCGCGTTACTTTATGATGATGAGTGGATTGAGTGTTTCATGTCATTGCAACTTTTTTACAGGTGAGGATGACGTATTCGGGGACGACATTTGTCATGAGCCAAATGTTGGGCAGTCGGCTGTAGATGTGATAGCACTCACGTACTGCGATCTTCACTGGATCCAAAGGGATGCGCTCATCGAAGTACTTGAGTTTTATCCAGAGTTCGCCAATAAGTTTACGAAGGATCTTATGCTCTCTTATAATTTGAGAGATGAGGTAAGGACTTCTCCCTACACTATTGTTGGCTTCCTCCTCCCTCCTCACGAGTTGCGTGTATGTCAGTCTTGTATAACGGTACTTCGCCTCTCTTGCCGCTGTAATCTTGTTAGAAGTGCGTCTTCCATGATAAATTTAAAGCTAAAATATGGGACTCAATTCAGTTAATTGAACACTCATGCATAACAGAAATAAAAATGCCACCACCAGGATATTTCACATGAGTTCTACGGCTGATATATCGGTGTAGCCACTATAGGTGAGCGAATTCACCAGGAATACGGACAGTGTCTCTTCCGGAGCCGGACGGGACATTCTTCAACTTTCTCAGACTTAGTAATGTTCGCTTTCCACCAAGATATACAGCGTGTCGTGTCCACTATGCGAAACAAACTTCTTACCTGAAAACACGCTCAGTGATAAAATATGAATCCTGGAAGTTCGTTATGACGTGATTCTCAGGCACTATTTGAACGGAATTTTAATCCATCTGTCTTTGACACCACAGAATTGTAATGTTCCACTGGAAAGGTCAACATCTACTTTGCTATCACCTGAAATGTTCTAGAGTCACACTTTCAcattcaaagaaaaagaaaaaaagttgattCGGTGGTGTTTTACATGAGATTGTTTTCGAATGCTATTCGTTGTCTTTCTTCTCAGTCTGCATCTAAAAAGATTTTCGCCTACGGTTATGCATATGTTACTATATCTCATCTTTCAGTGAATTCAATTTAGTTTTAATCATTTCAGTTAAACAACACCAAGGCATCATCATTAACGTTATATTCAGTTCTGAGAGGGACAATAGTTGAGCAACTGTGGAGATAGAAATCCCAGTGTACTTGTTCGTACTAAATTGCGCAAATCGAATGTCCCACTCTTGGGGAGCAGGGTTGACGCAGTGGTGATAGCAGTCGCCTTACACCAATGTGGccatatgtaggttgagtttgttggtgcTCTATTCTGCTCCGGAGAGGTTCATCCCCGGGtaatccggtt from Montipora capricornis isolate CH-2021 chromosome 12, ASM3666992v2, whole genome shotgun sequence encodes the following:
- the LOC138027167 gene encoding potassium voltage-gated channel subfamily H member 5-like isoform X2 — protein: MRVGRRGLVVPQNTFLENVIRRSNGLHSIFILANAQIIDNPIVYTSDGFCKFMGYTRADVMKKNCRCNFLFGQLTDPETVRELNGALQAKSAIQKEIISYKKDGTPVWVLFHVGPIKNENGEVTLFLVTITDISEFKDPIVGADNGGPKGWARLNKTLTRHKSVLVAFKQKSASQRNAQQICNLMSLNDEILPEYKLEVPHTPSGVILHYTTFKATWDWAILLFTLYTTVSVPFIVCFKYEKIALAILDLIVDWLFLADIGLNFHTSYVGKDGEIIDNLKMIRMNYLRSWFFLDLVSSLPFGILFFVTQNLDTNLTNLLGFLKVFRLLRLGRVARKIDKYLEYGASTFFLLMLTFCLVAHWMACIFYLIATTIDKDEPHNWLQVLGRTIGDPYGNRTEVNGGPSIAAKYVSALYYSLTSLTTIGFGNIAPNTTAEKLFGCVTMLLGAILFSLIFGQVSAILQQAQKNTAKYHSIIDNMKQFSKLYKLPTQLAERTIDFFMSTWAMNKGIDTDEVLKYCPKDLQADICVHLNRVILESNTAFQDANTGVKRAIARNFWISHVAPGDRIIHHGESLDVLYFIARGSLEVKQGDAVVGLLGEDDVFGDDICHEPNVGQSAVDVIALTYCDLHWIQRDALIEVLEFYPEFANKFTKDLMLSYNLRDELKIRKRTPRLEIANEEDKLETSVTIGLRPRRNRKLSLVEELAQNYEFDNYGVDGDQTTEAEVDMMVIPKGRTNSFTKNNVRNHADIPESGTDVLLGLSEMKGEVRREIEVMNMKMTQLEQQISTILSILNSPRGCDSPSRSVDKGRMSATSYLNDTTPPEEALERGKYEEEPLPDWLAPTASQDSEETSSPTQKDNSAKAANLLNEGVNQGNEGRDPRLIQTLNLFKMGKKK
- the LOC138027167 gene encoding potassium voltage-gated channel subfamily H member 5-like isoform X1; the encoded protein is MYRGVMRVGRRGLVVPQNTFLENVIRRSNGLHSIFILANAQIIDNPIVYTSDGFCKFMGYTRADVMKKNCRCNFLFGQLTDPETVRELNGALQAKSAIQKEIISYKKDGTPVWVLFHVGPIKNENGEVTLFLVTITDISEFKDPIVGADNGGPKGWARLNKTLTRHKSVLVAFKQKSASQRNAQQICNLMSLNDEILPEYKLEVPHTPSGVILHYTTFKATWDWAILLFTLYTTVSVPFIVCFKYEKIALAILDLIVDWLFLADIGLNFHTSYVGKDGEIIDNLKMIRMNYLRSWFFLDLVSSLPFGILFFVTQNLDTNLTNLLGFLKVFRLLRLGRVARKIDKYLEYGASTFFLLMLTFCLVAHWMACIFYLIATTIDKDEPHNWLQVLGRTIGDPYGNRTEVNGGPSIAAKYVSALYYSLTSLTTIGFGNIAPNTTAEKLFGCVTMLLGAILFSLIFGQVSAILQQAQKNTAKYHSIIDNMKQFSKLYKLPTQLAERTIDFFMSTWAMNKGIDTDEVLKYCPKDLQADICVHLNRVILESNTAFQDANTGVKRAIARNFWISHVAPGDRIIHHGESLDVLYFIARGSLEVKQGDAVVGLLGEDDVFGDDICHEPNVGQSAVDVIALTYCDLHWIQRDALIEVLEFYPEFANKFTKDLMLSYNLRDELKIRKRTPRLEIANEEDKLETSVTIGLRPRRNRKLSLVEELAQNYEFDNYGVDGDQTTEAEVDMMVIPKGRTNSFTKNNVRNHADIPESGTDVLLGLSEMKGEVRREIEVMNMKMTQLEQQISTILSILNSPRGCDSPSRSVDKGRMSATSYLNDTTPPEEALERGKYEEEPLPDWLAPTASQDSEETSSPTQKDNSAKAANLLNEGVNQGNEGRDPRLIQTLNLFKMGKKK